CGCTTCGGCTAGAAAGAGGCCGTCGCTGGCCGATGTCTTGCTTGGTACTTCGCGGTCGATACGTTCGAACTTTTGTACCAACCGCTCTCGAGCAGTCCGGTCGTACCTCGATGTTGCACCATTGTCGAGGAATGTCGCGCGGAGCTGCGCGTAGCGGAGGCGTCGCGCGCTCGAGATGGTCGGAAAAACGGGCACCTCTTGAGTCACGTACCGCAGGACTTTCTGCAAGGGCCGAACACGGCGGACCGGAAGAACGAGCAAGAGGTCTATTAGAACCTCGGCAACTCGACGAGCAGCCTCGCTTGTGTTCAAGGGGCGGCGTCTGAGCTCAGCCCCGGGCCACGGTGAAGGCCACGTACAGGGCCTGGGCGCCGCGCTGAAGCAGCACGGTGACGCGGTCGCCCTCCTTCACGTCGCGGGTGATGCGCTCGAACTCCTGGAGCGAGCGCACCCGCTGCCGGTTCACCTCGCGGATGACGTCCCCGCGTAGAAGCCCCGCCTCCGCGGCGGCGCTATCATCGTCCACGCGCGCCACCACGACGCCCTCGGTGTTGCGCAGGTTGAGCTGGCGCGCGATGTCGGGAGTGATCGGCCGCACGTCGAGCCCGAGCAGGCTCTTCCCGCGATTGTTGCCGGGCTTGGCCGCCACGTTCTCGTCGGGGGTCTCGCCGATGCGGATCTCCACCGACTTGGTCGCCTTGTCGCGCCAAAGCGTCATCGCCATCGCTTTGCCGGGCGCCGCGCTCGCGACGGCGCGCTGGAGGTCCTGCGGACCGTCTAGCTTCTTGCCGTCGAACTCGGTGATGATGTCGCCGGCCTGCACGCCCGCCTTCTCGGCCGGGCTCTCCGCAATCACGTCCGAGATCAGCACGCCCTTGGCTTCCTTGAGGCCGAAGCTCTTGGCCAACTCCGGGGTCAGAGGCTGGATGGACACGCCCAGCCACCCGCGCGTGATCTTCCCCTTGGCCACCAGCTCGGTGTAGATCCGCTTGGCCATGTTGACGGGGATCGCGAAGCCGATCCCGACATTGCCGCCCGAGCGCGAGAGGATCGCGCTGTTGATCCCGACGACCTCGCCGCTCATGTTCACGAGCGGGCCGCCCGAGTTGCCGGGGTTGATGGCGGCGTCCGTCTGGAGGAAGTCGTCGAAGGGGCCGCCGGTGAGGGAGCGGCTCTTGGCGCTGATGATGCCGGCGGTCACCGTCTGCTGAAGCCCGAACGGCGAGCCGATGGCGAGCACCCAGTCGCCCACCCGCATCCGGTCGGAGTCGCCGAGGGCCGCCGCGCGGTAGGGGCCGCCGCCCTGCAGGCGGAGCACGGCGAGGTCGGTGCGCCGGTCCACGCCGACCACCTTGGCCTTGTGCTTCTTGCCGTCCGACGTCACCACCTCGATGTCAGTGGCGCGCTCCACCACGTGGGCGTTGGTCAGGGTGATCCCGGAGGGATCGACGATGACGCCCGAGCCCAGGCTCCGCTGCTGCTGCTCCCGCTCCGGCACGTCGCCGAAGAATCGGCGGAAGATCTCGTCACCGAAGAACTCCTCGACGGGCGTGCGCCCACTGCCGCGCGTGAACGTGTTGATGTTGACCACCGCCGGCCCCACTGCCTCCACCACCTGGGCGAAGCTTCCCGAGGCCAGGGGGAGCGCGGCGGGGACCACGCGCGCCCCCTCGCTGCCGACGAAGGCCGACGTGCTGGCCGCCGGCGTCTTGTCGCTCTGGGCCTGGCTCACTGCCCAGCCGCCGGCCGCGCCGACAGCCAGCGCGAGCAGGAGCATCACGAGCACGGTGCGGCGGCGTATCGAGATCATCGAGAACCCTCCACGGCTCCGGCCAGCAGCTCACGCAGCCGGTCGCCCTCGATGGTTTCACGCTGCTTCAGCTCCGCGGCGGCGGCGACGAGCACGCTCTTCTTCGCGGTCATGAGACCCCGCACGCGGTCGTAGATCCGGTCCACGATGGCGCGCGTCTCCTCGTCAATGGTGCGCGCGGTGTCCTCGCCAAACTCTCGCTCGACCGGCACGCCCGCGCCCTTGAGGAACAGGGACTGCTGGCCGCCGCCGAAGGTGAGCGGGCCGAGCTTCTCGGACATGCCGTACTGCATGACCATGAGGCGGGCCATCTCCGTCGACCGGTCGAGGTCGTTGTGGGCGCCGGTGGACACTTCGCCGTAGACGACTTCCTCGGCAGCGCGCCCGCCCAGGAGCACGGCGATGCGATCCTCCAGCTCGCTGCGGGTGAGGAGATAGCGGTCTTCCAGCGGCAGCTGATACGTCGCGCCGAGCGCACCGACTCCACGGGGAATGATCGTGACCTTGTGGACGGGATCGGCGTGGGGCAGCGAGCTCGCGACCAAAGCGTGGCCGATCTCGTGATGGGCCACGATGTCGCGCTCCTTCTCGGAGAGGACGCGGCTGCGGCGCTCGAGCCCGCCGATCACCCGGTCCACCGCCTCCTCGAGATCCGCCATCTCGACCTGACTCTTGCCCTTGCGCGCGGCGAGCAGCGCCGCCTCGTTGATGAGGTTGGCGAGGTCGGCGCCCGCCATGCCGGGGGTGCGCGCGGCGAGCACGCGGAGGTCTACCTCGGGGGCGAGCTGCACGTTCCGCGCGTGCACGCGCAGGATGGCCTCGCGGCCCTTGACGTCGGGACGGTCCACCACGACTTGCCGATCGAAGCGGCCGGCTCTCAGCAGCGCCGCGTCCAGTACCTCCGGGCGGTTGGTGGCGGCCATGATGATCACGCCCTTGGAGGAGTCGAAGCCGTCCATCTCGGCGAGGATCTGATTGAGGGTCTGCTCGCGCTCGTCGTGCCCGCCCAGCAGCCCCGCATTGCCCGCGCGCGACTTCCCGATGGCGTCCAGCTCGTCGATGAAGATGATGCAGGGGGCCTTTTCCTTGGCCTGCTCGAAGAGATCGCGCACCCGCGCGGCGCCCACGCCCACGAACATCTCCACGAATTCCGAGCCCGAGAGGAAGAAGAACGGCACGTCGGCCTCGCCGGCGACGGCCCGGGCGAGCAGGGTCTTGCCGGTGCCCGGCGGGCCCACCAGGAGCACGCCTTTGGGAATGCGGCCGCCCAGGCGCTGATACTTCTTCGGGTTCTTCAAGAAGTCCACCACCTCGATCAGCTCCGCCTTGGCCTCCTCCACGCCTGCCACGTCGGCAAAGGTGGTCTTGAGCTCGCGGCGGTCGTAGATCTTGGCCTTCGACCGTCCGAAGGACAGGGCCTGAGTGGGCCCGCCGCCGATGCGCCGCATGAGGAAGATCCAGATGCCCGCCATCACGGCCAGCGGCAGCACCCAGCCGAACAGGAGGTCGCGCCAGAAGGTGTTCTCGATGCGGCCCGCGAACTCGACCTTGTGCGCCTCGAGCTCCTTCACCAGACTCGAGTCGTCCACCCCGGGAATGCGGGTGGTCCGGAACACGGTGGGACCCGGCTCGGCGCCGAAGAACGAGCGCACCCGGTCGCCGGGCCTCGGGGCGGGGGCGGGGAGGGCGCCCGGCTTGAGCGTGCCCTGGATCTCCTTGTCGGTGACCGCGACCTTGTCGACCTTGTCCTCGCGCAGCAGCGCGAGGAAGCGGCTCATCGGGATCTCGACGGTGGGCGGCGCGACGAGCCAGCTCTGCACCACGGACAGGACGACGGCGGCGATGAGGACGTAGATGAGCGAGAACTGCGTCTTCTGGCGAATGGGGCGCTTCATGAGTCCCAGCCTAGCAGGTGACCCCCGGCGGCGGATCGTAGTTCGGCACTTGGTAGGTGGCCATGAAGAAGTCGTCCCAGATCTCGAGCGGGATGACCCCGAGGTCCTTCTGCCCGTCGAACGCCAGCGACCGGACCTTGGTCGTCAGCTCGGCGGCGCTGATACGCTTCTCCATGTAGTCGAGCGCGCTCTTCTTGTCCACGAACACCGCGATGCTCTCGTTGACCGGCTGGGAGCCGGGAGCCAGCGAGCCCGGCTTGAGCCAGCTGGTCACCACCGAGAAGCCCTCGACGTTGGCGTCGGCGACCACGTCGTGGACCGTTGCCATGCGCCGCATCAGGTCCATCCCGAAGCGCGAGAACATGGCCGACATCCGGCGCGCCTGGGGAATGGCGGCGAACTGGGGATCGTCCTTCTGATCCACGATGATCCAGGTCGAGAAGTAGCGGTCGTCGCCTTCCGCGAACTTCGGCCGCTGGAAGCCGATGCTCTGCTTCTGCACGTCGAGCCACGGGAGGCATCCGTAGACGTACTCGGAGTACTTGAGCAGCTGCTGCTGATGGCTGGAGCCGAGCGCCCGCGCCTTGGGAGTGGCATAGCGCTCGAGCGGGATCAGCTTGTCCTCGACGGGGCCGGCGGGCGCGGGCGCGACCCCGGCGCCCAGCGCGACGACGAGCAGCCCGGTTGCTGCCCAGCGGGGCGCCACCACGGCCGCTAGTTCTGGAAGATCTGGTCGGGACTGACCGTGATGGCCTTGCCCCACCAGTTCTCGGCTCGAGCGGCTTCGATGTCGCTGCGCGCCACGCGCGGCGCGGTTCCCTCGCGGTTCTTCAGCGAGAACGTGGCGTGCTGCCCGGAGGCGAAGTGGCTGCTGTGCGACCGCCACTCCGCCCACTCCTCTGAGGTCGCGCAGCCGCTGGCGATCACCGCGATCGAAAGCACCAGGGCTGA
This sequence is a window from Candidatus Methylomirabilota bacterium. Protein-coding genes within it:
- a CDS encoding DegQ family serine endoprotease; this translates as MISIRRRTVLVMLLLALAVGAAGGWAVSQAQSDKTPAASTSAFVGSEGARVVPAALPLASGSFAQVVEAVGPAVVNINTFTRGSGRTPVEEFFGDEIFRRFFGDVPEREQQQRSLGSGVIVDPSGITLTNAHVVERATDIEVVTSDGKKHKAKVVGVDRRTDLAVLRLQGGGPYRAAALGDSDRMRVGDWVLAIGSPFGLQQTVTAGIISAKSRSLTGGPFDDFLQTDAAINPGNSGGPLVNMSGEVVGINSAILSRSGGNVGIGFAIPVNMAKRIYTELVAKGKITRGWLGVSIQPLTPELAKSFGLKEAKGVLISDVIAESPAEKAGVQAGDIITEFDGKKLDGPQDLQRAVASAAPGKAMAMTLWRDKATKSVEIRIGETPDENVAAKPGNNRGKSLLGLDVRPITPDIARQLNLRNTEGVVVARVDDDSAAAEAGLLRGDVIREVNRQRVRSLQEFERITRDVKEGDRVTVLLQRGAQALYVAFTVARG
- the ftsH gene encoding ATP-dependent zinc metalloprotease FtsH, with product MKRPIRQKTQFSLIYVLIAAVVLSVVQSWLVAPPTVEIPMSRFLALLREDKVDKVAVTDKEIQGTLKPGALPAPAPRPGDRVRSFFGAEPGPTVFRTTRIPGVDDSSLVKELEAHKVEFAGRIENTFWRDLLFGWVLPLAVMAGIWIFLMRRIGGGPTQALSFGRSKAKIYDRRELKTTFADVAGVEEAKAELIEVVDFLKNPKKYQRLGGRIPKGVLLVGPPGTGKTLLARAVAGEADVPFFFLSGSEFVEMFVGVGAARVRDLFEQAKEKAPCIIFIDELDAIGKSRAGNAGLLGGHDEREQTLNQILAEMDGFDSSKGVIIMAATNRPEVLDAALLRAGRFDRQVVVDRPDVKGREAILRVHARNVQLAPEVDLRVLAARTPGMAGADLANLINEAALLAARKGKSQVEMADLEEAVDRVIGGLERRSRVLSEKERDIVAHHEIGHALVASSLPHADPVHKVTIIPRGVGALGATYQLPLEDRYLLTRSELEDRIAVLLGGRAAEEVVYGEVSTGAHNDLDRSTEMARLMVMQYGMSEKLGPLTFGGGQQSLFLKGAGVPVEREFGEDTARTIDEETRAIVDRIYDRVRGLMTAKKSVLVAAAAELKQRETIEGDRLRELLAGAVEGSR